In one window of Micromonospora cathayae DNA:
- a CDS encoding EAL domain-containing protein has protein sequence MDAADLRNCVPPARVGPFFGFVGATVVLALLLAGRPLGMLPGDLPELPAAFWIMAALAVVCDARPFVPPGQRHTSAVFPSICFTFAILIAWGIGPAVAVQTAAVVVSGWRMRHAAWRSIFNAAQYASALAVAYAVVQLGPGMAFDDDRLHWSGAVAVAGAGLAWFVVSYGLVSTAVRMRFGDPWWPTVRRGLGFELLATGSLLLLAPVLVAAARASAALIPLVLVPLFAVYRMARLSADQERLAGLDPLTGLPNRKALLIEVAEQVRRHAERATKGAPNAHLALLLIDLDRFKNVNDALGHEVGDRLLVAVSARLTSALGSRDLVARLGGDEFAVVATGLTGVDDARRVADRVVRALAEPVPLDGLPLDVGGSIGIALYPEHGEDFATLMRHADVAMYDAKHRNDTVAVYAAESDHNSAERLGLLADLRRVLESGTASAGGAIPVSGAVPAGGATTVGGATTVGGAALAASATAAPAGPVTDAPPRSAAAAPAGAAGTDPAVPAGPDRPVDPRPAADSGRSADSGRSADQGSPVDSGPSVDSGLSGATTGARGGDGAALPTSTPAADVPTVPAQADGADGRRGGRWWGGRRRNRSAAHQDELINQIITSADPVRRRAGRPGDSPAPSTPEPDRSVRRKRPGGAEGAGTSGGAEGAGTSGVVDGPGRSGVTGRDRPGPGAVTPSELSGPGVAGPAGLLSTGTSEPSGPIRSGTADMPALGSLGPAGPDPVPAGAIGTGAQVEVGDPGVITMYYQPQVCIATGEVVGVEALLRWRHPRRGMVDPEELIRVAEQSAVMRLLTRRVVDDVVTQLARWSAAGSTLRAALNVSVRDLHTGEIAEQIADRLTRHGVRPERLQLEITEGALMADPRRVLDTISKLHRIGVAIALDDFGTGYSSLQHLRRLPLSEVKVDRSFVLGMADDSDDAAIVRSMIELAGALGLRVVAEGVEDERTWRLLHAAGCDVAQGWFFARPMPADELTAWLARYRPVRPTGVTRTRSRRHG, from the coding sequence ATGGACGCCGCCGACCTGCGGAACTGCGTACCCCCTGCCCGGGTGGGGCCGTTCTTCGGGTTCGTCGGCGCGACGGTCGTACTGGCCCTGTTGCTCGCCGGCCGGCCGCTCGGCATGCTCCCCGGTGACCTGCCCGAACTCCCCGCAGCCTTCTGGATCATGGCGGCGCTCGCCGTGGTCTGCGACGCGCGGCCCTTCGTACCGCCCGGCCAGCGGCACACCTCGGCGGTCTTCCCGTCGATCTGCTTCACCTTCGCCATCCTGATCGCCTGGGGGATCGGACCGGCGGTGGCGGTACAGACCGCCGCGGTGGTCGTCTCCGGGTGGCGGATGCGGCACGCCGCCTGGCGGAGCATCTTCAACGCCGCCCAGTACGCGTCCGCGCTCGCCGTCGCGTACGCGGTCGTCCAGCTCGGTCCCGGCATGGCCTTCGACGACGACCGCCTGCACTGGAGCGGCGCGGTCGCCGTGGCCGGCGCCGGGCTGGCCTGGTTCGTGGTCAGCTACGGCCTGGTCAGCACGGCGGTACGGATGCGCTTCGGTGATCCGTGGTGGCCGACCGTCCGGCGTGGGCTCGGGTTCGAGCTGCTGGCCACCGGCTCGCTGCTGCTGCTCGCCCCGGTGCTGGTGGCCGCCGCCCGGGCCAGCGCGGCACTGATCCCGCTGGTGCTGGTGCCACTGTTCGCGGTCTACCGGATGGCCCGCCTCTCCGCCGACCAGGAGCGGCTGGCCGGGCTCGACCCGCTGACCGGGCTGCCCAACCGCAAGGCGCTGCTGATCGAGGTCGCCGAGCAGGTACGCCGGCATGCCGAGCGGGCCACCAAGGGCGCGCCCAACGCGCACCTGGCGTTGCTCCTGATCGACCTGGACCGGTTCAAGAACGTCAACGACGCCCTCGGGCACGAGGTCGGTGACCGGCTGCTGGTGGCGGTGAGCGCCCGGCTGACCTCGGCCCTCGGCTCCCGGGACCTGGTGGCCCGGCTCGGCGGCGACGAGTTCGCGGTCGTCGCGACCGGGCTGACCGGGGTGGACGACGCCCGCCGGGTCGCCGACCGGGTGGTGCGGGCGCTCGCCGAGCCGGTCCCGTTGGACGGGCTGCCGCTGGACGTGGGCGGCTCCATCGGTATCGCTCTCTACCCGGAGCACGGTGAGGACTTCGCCACCCTGATGCGCCACGCCGACGTGGCGATGTACGACGCCAAACACCGCAACGACACGGTCGCGGTGTACGCCGCCGAGTCCGACCACAACTCCGCCGAGCGGCTCGGCCTTCTCGCCGACCTGCGCCGGGTGCTGGAGTCCGGTACGGCGTCGGCCGGCGGTGCCATCCCGGTCAGCGGTGCGGTCCCAGCCGGCGGTGCTACCACGGTCGGCGGTGCTACCACGGTCGGCGGTGCTGCCCTGGCCGCTTCGGCGACGGCTGCTCCGGCCGGTCCAGTGACGGATGCTCCGCCCCGTTCTGCTGCGGCTGCGCCGGCTGGTGCGGCGGGGACCGATCCGGCTGTTCCCGCTGGTCCGGACCGGCCGGTCGATCCGCGTCCGGCGGCCGATTCGGGTCGGTCGGCCGATTCGGGTCGGTCGGCCGATCAGGGTTCGCCGGTCGATTCGGGTCCGTCGGTTGATTCGGGCCTGTCGGGCGCTACGACCGGTGCCCGGGGCGGCGATGGTGCCGCGTTGCCCACCTCCACGCCCGCCGCCGACGTCCCCACGGTGCCTGCTCAGGCGGACGGTGCGGATGGTCGTCGGGGCGGCCGGTGGTGGGGTGGCCGGCGGCGGAACCGGAGCGCGGCGCACCAGGACGAGCTGATCAACCAGATCATCACCAGTGCCGACCCGGTCCGCCGCCGCGCCGGTCGCCCCGGTGATTCCCCCGCCCCGTCGACACCCGAGCCGGACCGGTCCGTACGCCGGAAGAGGCCCGGCGGGGCGGAAGGGGCCGGGACGTCGGGCGGGGCGGAAGGAGCCGGGACATCGGGCGTGGTGGACGGGCCCGGGAGGTCGGGCGTGACCGGCCGGGACCGGCCGGGTCCCGGAGCCGTAACTCCGTCCGAGCTGTCGGGCCCTGGCGTCGCCGGGCCGGCCGGCCTGTTGTCGACCGGTACCTCCGAACCATCCGGCCCGATACGGTCCGGTACCGCCGACATGCCCGCCCTGGGGAGCCTCGGGCCCGCCGGTCCCGATCCTGTTCCAGCGGGGGCCATCGGCACCGGGGCGCAGGTCGAGGTCGGCGATCCGGGCGTGATCACGATGTACTACCAGCCGCAGGTCTGCATCGCCACCGGGGAGGTGGTCGGGGTCGAGGCGCTGCTGCGCTGGCGGCACCCCCGCCGGGGCATGGTCGACCCGGAGGAGCTGATCCGGGTCGCCGAGCAGAGCGCGGTGATGCGACTGCTCACCCGCCGGGTGGTCGACGACGTGGTGACGCAGCTCGCCAGGTGGTCGGCCGCCGGCAGCACGTTACGGGCGGCGCTCAACGTCAGCGTCCGGGACCTGCACACCGGGGAGATCGCCGAGCAGATCGCCGACCGGCTCACCCGGCACGGGGTACGCCCCGAACGGCTGCAACTGGAGATCACCGAGGGCGCGCTGATGGCCGACCCGCGTCGGGTCCTCGACACCATCTCCAAGCTGCACCGGATCGGGGTGGCCATCGCGCTGGACGACTTCGGCACCGGCTACTCCTCGCTGCAACACCTGCGGCGGCTGCCGCTGTCCGAGGTGAAGGTCGACCGGTCGTTCGTTCTCGGCATGGCCGACGACTCCGACGACGCGGCGATCGTCCGGTCGATGATCGAGCTGGCCGGGGCGCTCGGCCTGCGGGTGGTCGCCGAGGGCGTGGAGGACGAGCGGACCTGGCGGCTGCTGCACGCCGCCGGCTGCGACGTGGCGCAGGGGTGGTTCTTCGCCCGCCCGATGCCGGCCGACGAACTGACCGCCTGGCTGGCCCGGTACCGGCCGGTCCGCCCGACCGGGGTCACCCGGACCCGGTCCCGGCGGCACGGCTGA
- the gatC gene encoding Asp-tRNA(Asn)/Glu-tRNA(Gln) amidotransferase subunit GatC, which translates to MAAISREEVAHLARLSRLAVTEEELDTFAGQLDVILQAVAQVGEVAAADIPPTSHSVPLTNILREDVVVPGLTPAEALSGAPDAEEQRFRVPRILDEDVAS; encoded by the coding sequence ATGGCCGCCATCTCCCGCGAGGAGGTCGCGCACCTGGCGCGCCTGTCGCGGCTCGCCGTCACGGAGGAGGAGCTGGACACCTTCGCCGGCCAGCTCGACGTGATCCTCCAGGCGGTCGCCCAGGTCGGTGAGGTCGCCGCGGCGGACATCCCGCCGACCTCGCACTCGGTGCCGCTGACGAACATCCTCCGCGAGGACGTCGTGGTGCCCGGCCTGACCCCCGCCGAGGCGCTGTCGGGCGCACCGGACGCCGAGGAGCAGCGGTTCCGCGTCCCGCGGATCCTGGACGAGGATGTGGCTTCATGA
- the gatA gene encoding Asp-tRNA(Asn)/Glu-tRNA(Gln) amidotransferase subunit GatA, with product MTDLITLSAAELAGLVASGETSAVEVTRAHLDRIAAVDDRVHAFLHVDTDGALAAARDVDARRAAGEQLGPLAGVPVAVKDVLTTKGVPTTVGSKILEGWRPPYDSTIVERLRAAGTVMLGKTNMDEFAMGSSTEYSAYGPTRNPWDLDRIPGGSGGGSAAALAAYEAPLSIGSDTGGSIRQPGAVTGTVGAKPTYGGTSRYGLVAFSSSLDTPGPCARTVLDAALLHAVIGGHDPRDSTSIPQPVPDVVAAAKLGATGDLTGVRLGIVTEFSGDGAEPGVLAAFRDSVEALTKLGAEIVEVSCPNFKYALPAYYLIAPSECSSNLARFDGVRFGLRVGDDGNRSLEEVMSLTRDAGFGPEVKRRIMLGTYALSSGYYDAYYGQAQKVRTLITRDFTAAFEQVDALISPTTPFVAFPMGSRTSDPYQMYLADLFTIPTNLYGGPGISVPCGLSEGLPVGFQVMAPTMADDRMYRVAAALESAVGTFTPPAL from the coding sequence ATGACCGACCTGATCACGCTGAGCGCGGCCGAGCTGGCCGGCCTGGTCGCCTCCGGTGAGACCTCCGCCGTCGAGGTGACCCGGGCCCACCTGGACCGGATCGCCGCCGTCGACGACCGGGTGCACGCCTTCCTGCACGTCGACACCGACGGCGCGCTGGCCGCCGCCCGGGACGTCGACGCCCGCCGGGCCGCCGGCGAGCAGCTCGGCCCGCTGGCCGGGGTGCCGGTCGCGGTCAAGGACGTGCTCACCACCAAGGGCGTGCCGACCACCGTCGGCTCGAAGATCCTGGAGGGCTGGCGTCCGCCGTACGACTCGACGATCGTCGAGCGGCTCCGCGCCGCCGGCACGGTGATGCTCGGCAAGACCAACATGGACGAGTTCGCGATGGGCTCCTCCACCGAGTACTCCGCGTACGGCCCGACCCGTAACCCGTGGGACCTGGACCGCATCCCGGGCGGCTCGGGTGGCGGCAGCGCCGCCGCGCTGGCCGCGTACGAGGCTCCGCTGTCCATCGGTTCGGACACCGGCGGCTCGATCCGCCAGCCGGGCGCGGTCACCGGTACGGTCGGCGCGAAGCCCACCTACGGCGGCACCTCCCGGTACGGCCTGGTGGCGTTCTCGTCCTCGCTGGACACCCCCGGCCCGTGCGCGCGTACCGTGCTGGACGCGGCGCTGCTGCACGCGGTGATCGGCGGACACGACCCGCGTGACTCCACCTCGATCCCGCAGCCGGTGCCGGACGTGGTGGCCGCCGCGAAGCTCGGCGCGACCGGCGACCTGACCGGCGTGAGGCTGGGCATCGTCACCGAGTTCTCCGGGGACGGGGCCGAGCCGGGTGTGCTGGCCGCGTTCCGGGACTCGGTGGAGGCGCTGACCAAGCTCGGCGCGGAGATCGTCGAGGTGTCCTGCCCGAACTTCAAGTACGCGCTGCCGGCGTACTACCTGATCGCGCCGAGCGAGTGCTCGTCGAACCTGGCCCGGTTCGACGGGGTGCGGTTCGGGCTGCGGGTCGGCGACGACGGCAACCGGTCGCTGGAGGAGGTCATGTCGCTGACCCGGGACGCCGGTTTCGGCCCCGAGGTCAAGCGCCGGATCATGCTCGGCACGTACGCCCTGTCGTCCGGCTACTACGACGCCTACTACGGGCAGGCGCAGAAGGTCCGGACGCTGATCACCCGGGACTTCACCGCCGCCTTCGAGCAGGTCGACGCGCTGATCTCGCCGACCACGCCGTTCGTGGCGTTCCCGATGGGCTCGCGCACCTCCGACCCGTACCAGATGTACCTGGCGGACCTGTTCACCATTCCGACGAACCTCTACGGCGGGCCGGGCATCTCGGTGCCGTGCGGCCTGTCCGAGGGGCTGCCGGTCGGGTTCCAGGTCATGGCCCCGACCATGGCCGACGACCGGATGTACCGGGTCGCCGCCGCGCTGGAGAGCGCCGTCGGCACGTTCACCCCGCCCGCGCTGTGA
- the gatB gene encoding Asp-tRNA(Asn)/Glu-tRNA(Gln) amidotransferase subunit GatB — protein sequence MTTTLPAYDEVVARYEPVIGLETHVELGTNTKMFCGCPTDFGGEPNTRVCPVCLGLPGSLPVANKAAIEATIRIGLALNCSIASWCRFARKNYFYPDMPKNFQISQYDEPLCVDGYLDVEVNGELVRIGIERVHLEEDTGKTLHVGGATGRIHGATESLVDYNRAGIPLVEIVTKPVPGTGALAPEVARAYVTELRDVLRSLGVSDVRMEEGSLRCDVNTSLNKPGEEWGTRTETKNVNSLRSVERAVRSEMLRQAMVLDSGGRITQETRHFHEDTGDTTPGRSKETATDYRYFPEPDLVPLAPDADWVAGLKAALPELPRLHRRRLQQEWGLSDADMQSVLNAGAVELIEATVAAGATPAAARKWWLGELSRRANETGVELADVGATPAQVAELQGLVDAGKLNDKLARTVLEGVVAGEGTPTDIMTNRGLEVVSDTGALTAAVDEAIAANPDIADKIRSGKVAAAGALVGAVMKTTRGQADAKTVRELILERLGAS from the coding sequence ATGACCACGACCCTGCCCGCGTACGACGAGGTCGTCGCGCGCTACGAACCGGTGATCGGCCTGGAGACCCACGTCGAGCTGGGCACGAACACCAAGATGTTCTGCGGCTGCCCGACCGACTTCGGGGGCGAGCCGAACACCCGGGTCTGCCCGGTCTGCCTGGGCCTGCCCGGTTCGCTGCCGGTGGCGAACAAGGCCGCCATCGAGGCGACCATCCGGATCGGGCTGGCGCTGAACTGCTCCATCGCGTCCTGGTGCCGGTTCGCCCGGAAGAACTACTTCTACCCGGACATGCCGAAGAACTTCCAGATCAGCCAGTACGACGAGCCGCTCTGCGTGGACGGGTACCTGGACGTCGAGGTGAACGGCGAGCTGGTCCGGATCGGCATCGAGCGGGTGCACCTGGAGGAGGACACCGGCAAGACCCTGCACGTGGGCGGGGCCACCGGCCGGATCCACGGGGCGACCGAGTCGCTGGTCGACTACAACCGGGCCGGCATCCCCCTCGTCGAGATCGTCACCAAGCCGGTCCCCGGCACCGGGGCGCTCGCCCCCGAGGTGGCCCGCGCGTACGTCACCGAGCTGCGCGACGTGCTCCGCTCACTGGGCGTCTCCGACGTCCGGATGGAGGAGGGCTCGCTGCGCTGCGACGTCAACACCTCCCTGAACAAGCCCGGCGAGGAGTGGGGCACCCGCACCGAGACCAAGAACGTCAACTCGCTGCGGTCGGTGGAGCGGGCGGTCCGTTCGGAGATGCTGCGCCAGGCGATGGTGCTCGACTCGGGCGGCCGGATCACCCAGGAGACCCGGCACTTCCACGAGGACACCGGCGACACCACCCCGGGCCGGTCCAAGGAGACCGCCACCGACTACCGGTACTTCCCGGAGCCGGACCTGGTGCCGCTCGCGCCGGACGCCGACTGGGTGGCCGGGCTGAAGGCGGCCCTGCCGGAGCTGCCCCGGCTGCACCGCCGCCGCCTCCAGCAGGAGTGGGGCCTGTCCGACGCCGACATGCAGTCGGTGCTGAACGCCGGCGCGGTCGAGCTGATCGAGGCGACCGTGGCCGCCGGGGCCACCCCGGCCGCCGCTCGCAAGTGGTGGCTGGGCGAACTGTCCCGGCGGGCCAACGAGACCGGCGTGGAACTGGCCGATGTCGGGGCCACCCCGGCGCAGGTCGCCGAACTCCAGGGCCTGGTCGACGCGGGCAAGCTCAACGACAAGCTGGCCCGGACGGTCCTGGAGGGCGTGGTGGCCGGCGAGGGTACCCCGACCGACATCATGACCAACCGGGGTCTGGAGGTCGTCTCGGACACCGGCGCGCTCACCGCCGCCGTGGACGAGGCGATCGCCGCCAACCCCGACATCGCCGACAAGATCCGCAGCGGCAAGGTCGCCGCCGCGGGCGCGCTGGTCGGGGCGGTCATGAAGACCACCCGGGGCCAGGCCGACGCCAAGACCGTCCGCGAGCTGATCCTGGAGCGCCTCGGCGCATCCTGA